The segment AGAATTTCAAAAAGGAttctatatataatcttttttgcTACAAATCTATTCATTCTACAGAAAAATTTTTTGATATGTCTACAGGCCTAGAAAATTTTTTAATCTCTTGTTttctagaaaaatataatattcgcAGTATAGGGGAAATTTTGCATAGAAAATATTTGGATTGGAGAATTCTCAACTTTTGgtttagaaaaaaagtaaatattgagCTTGATACTaggagtaaaaaaaaatatattaaaactaaagttaagaattataaaagaatttataaaataactaagaCGAGTCTTGccaatcaaaaaataaatttttttgattggATGGGAATGAATGAAGAAATACTAAATCCTCGTATAAcaaattttgacttttttttctttccagaatttttcttattttctagtACATATAAAATGAAACCGTGGGTCATACCAATTAAATCActtcttttcaattttaatgaaacaaaaaatgtgAATAAACAGATCACCCTAAAGAAAAAAGGTTTTATAccatcaaacgaaaaaaaattccttcggttttttaatctaaataaagaagaaaacgaaTCAGCAGGTCAAGAAGAGTTTGAATcagataaagaaacaaaaataaatacggAATCAGCTCTATcaaagcaagaaaaaaatattgaagaaaatTATACAGAATCGAAGataaaaaaacgtaaaaataaaaaaaaaccaaaaagcaATACCGAAGCGGAACTTGACTTATTTCTCAAAAGGTA is part of the Brassica napus cultivar Da-Ae chromosome C9 unlocalized genomic scaffold, Da-Ae chrC09_Random_1, whole genome shotgun sequence genome and harbors:
- the LOC125595028 gene encoding protein TIC 214-like, whose amino-acid sequence is MSTGLENFLISCFLEKYNIRSIGEILHRKYLDWRILNFWFRKKVNIELDTRSKKKYIKTKVKNYKRIYKITKTSLANQKINFFDWMGMNEEILNPRITNFDFFFFPEFFLFSSTYKMKPWVIPIKSLLFNFNETKNVNKQITLKKKGFIPSNEKKFLRFFNLNKEENESAGQEEFESDKETKINTESALSKQEKNIEENYTESKIKKRKNKKKPKSNTEAELDLFLKRYSRFQLRWNCFFNQKILNNVKAYCLLVRLKNPTEITISCIERGEMSLDILMIEKNFTFSKLMKKGILIVEPVRLSVKNDGQLIIYRTIGISLVHKNKQKISKRSKKKSYIYKKKSLNFFVPETILSPKRRKEFRILICFNLKKKNARDRNSKFDTNIQNLTTVLNKKKDLDKDKKNLIKLKSFLWPNFRLEDLACMNRYWFNTTNGNHFSMIRIHMYTRFQMH